One part of the Nitrospiria bacterium genome encodes these proteins:
- the nuoK gene encoding NADH-quinone oxidoreductase subunit NuoK translates to MIPLSSYLAVSSVLFVIGLIGVLIRRNFIIILMAVEIMLNAANLNLVAFSSYLDSMAGQIVALFIIAVAAGEAAVGLAIIIVVFRGRIATNVDQINLLKW, encoded by the coding sequence ATGATTCCGTTGTCCTCCTACCTGGCGGTGAGCTCGGTACTGTTTGTGATCGGTCTGATCGGTGTGCTGATCCGGAGAAATTTTATCATTATATTAATGGCGGTCGAGATCATGCTGAACGCGGCCAACCTCAATCTGGTCGCGTTCTCGTCCTATCTGGATTCGATGGCCGGGCAGATCGTGGCCCTGTTCATCATCGCCGTGGCCGCCGGCGAGGCGGCCGTGGGCCTGGCGATCATCATCGTCGTCTTCCGCGGCCGGATCGCCACGAACGTGGACCAGATCAATTTGTTGAAATGGTGA
- a CDS encoding NADH-quinone oxidoreductase subunit J yields the protein MVQQVFFYYLAFASIASAVLTVGLRNPVHCGLALLSLLFHIAGFFVLLNAEFIAAVQIIIYAGAILVLYLFVLMLLNLKSEERYLHRRYALWMFFGLLAAGQAFWLLLHSPFAGKPGDVTPDKITQFGHSQTIGIVLFNDYFLPFEIVGVFLLGAIIGAIVLAKDRPPEVGKERTSP from the coding sequence ATGGTCCAGCAGGTGTTCTTCTACTATCTGGCCTTCGCCAGCATCGCGAGCGCCGTGCTGACCGTCGGTTTGAGAAACCCGGTCCATTGCGGCCTTGCCCTCTTATCCCTGCTGTTCCACATCGCAGGGTTTTTTGTTTTGTTGAACGCCGAGTTCATCGCGGCGGTTCAGATCATCATCTATGCCGGCGCGATCCTGGTGCTCTATCTTTTTGTCCTGATGCTCCTGAACCTCAAGAGCGAGGAGCGCTATCTCCATCGCCGCTACGCCCTTTGGATGTTCTTCGGCCTGCTGGCCGCGGGCCAGGCCTTCTGGCTCCTCCTCCATTCGCCCTTTGCGGGTAAGCCCGGGGATGTGACCCCGGACAAGATCACCCAGTTCGGGCACAGTCAGACGATCGGGATCGTATTGTTCAACGACTACTTCCTTCCGTTTGAAATCGTCGGCGTCTTCCTGCTGGGCGCGATCATCGGCGCGATCGTGCTGGCCAAGGACCGCCCCCCGGAGGTCGGGAAGGAGAGGACGTCCCCATGA
- the nuoI gene encoding NADH-quinone oxidoreductase subunit NuoI: protein MKRSRSLIQKILMLEIVKALWVVFRHMFGKGVTFQYPHVKRALPDTHRGALGLLRYDDGVERCVGCDLCEAACPSRCIKVVSEQIPDKPLVRYASEFYIDMTKCVFCGFCVEACPVNALGMTKLYEYSTENKRDLYFDKKKLYEIGEKYFADAKAYLVAHRQEQADETAKAYRYKFPFPVLTEKKE from the coding sequence GTGAAGCGAAGCCGCAGCCTGATTCAAAAGATCCTGATGCTGGAAATCGTCAAGGCCTTATGGGTGGTTTTCCGGCATATGTTCGGCAAAGGGGTGACCTTCCAATACCCGCACGTGAAACGGGCGCTGCCCGATACGCATCGCGGGGCGTTGGGCCTGTTGCGCTACGACGACGGAGTGGAACGTTGCGTGGGATGCGATCTGTGCGAGGCGGCCTGCCCGTCCCGCTGCATCAAGGTCGTGAGCGAACAGATCCCGGACAAGCCGCTGGTCCGCTACGCCAGCGAGTTTTACATCGACATGACGAAATGCGTCTTCTGCGGTTTCTGCGTGGAAGCCTGCCCGGTCAACGCGCTCGGGATGACGAAGCTTTACGAGTATTCCACCGAAAACAAGCGGGACCTTTATTTCGATAAGAAGAAACTGTACGAAATCGGCGAAAAATATTTCGCCGACGCGAAGGCGTACCTCGTGGCCCACCGTCAGGAACAGGCCGATGAAACCGCCAAAGCGTACCGGTACAAATTCCCGTTCCCCGTCCTGACCGAGAAAAAGGAGTAG
- a CDS encoding molybdopterin-dependent oxidoreductase yields the protein MGTRDAKEARLLGAGEEIELTIDGQKVTATSGRSLYDVLSGMGKIIPAMCYHYTFTPFGSCGMCLVEVEGKKAPVRSCTASAQAGMVVRTETPEMKEAQKKALIKHLSTHPLDCPVCDADGHCELQDFTFQFGIGEVPNVKQKGIPEDTRSLVLDFNMNRCIVCGQCINVCKEVQLVDALTFLKKDGNTIVTAKEDKPLYCEFCGDCLAVCPVGAITNKFSKYLYKPWQMKKTLTTCPYCGDGCQIAVETKDNRIVRVTSKLSWKSKWGERADTAKGHGGICGRGRFGFQMVNSPDRLKLPLVRKEGRLAETPWLDAQDLVAGELSKIKMEHGGQAIAGLISARCTNEDIYLFQKFMRVGLGTNQIDSTARYGQMNVVAALRKAFGTPRIRMMNNAEQVTKADAIFIIGSDITETHPVFNIRVKEALRKYKAKVIVADPISTPMAKLATHHLAIKPGSERALIQGLVGIILERGLCDETVLQKYPSAVEALKAAAAAVPIGAAAEETGIAPERLAEAAEILAKAERGVILFEEGITKRRNGYQNVLNLVDLALVAGCFEKDGAGLNALCEENNEIGVIDMGGASEFLPGASEYQNAEARAKISREWREELPTTPSADLARILERARRGEIKALYIVGEDPVGTLPASMGAAEALSKIDLVIVQDPFLTETGRLAHVVLPATTYAEKEGSFTSMEGKVNPVRMALEPIGESKPDWEIFSELAWRMNVPLEYGSAKEIHREIAKTIPGYFTTKPEPLPIHLSAYLNNGYAQETHARYAVKLRPDPSSVPADYPFTLVLGQILYHSGKYSTRAEGLMKIYNKALLQVGPADAERLGLASGDRVILKSPSGQTEVGVEVQPRLPAGLVFFPEHFNSPPVKDLIAAEVDPVTRVIYHKQGAVAIHAKPKAASAPGGNGQGASA from the coding sequence ATGGGTACACGAGACGCAAAAGAAGCGAGGCTCCTGGGGGCCGGGGAGGAGATCGAGCTCACGATCGACGGCCAGAAGGTCACGGCCACCTCGGGCCGGTCGCTTTACGATGTGCTGAGCGGGATGGGAAAGATCATCCCGGCGATGTGCTACCACTACACCTTCACGCCCTTCGGGTCCTGCGGGATGTGCCTGGTCGAGGTCGAGGGCAAAAAGGCGCCCGTCCGTTCCTGCACCGCCTCGGCCCAGGCCGGCATGGTCGTCCGGACCGAGACGCCGGAAATGAAGGAGGCCCAGAAAAAGGCGCTGATCAAGCATCTGTCCACCCATCCGTTGGACTGTCCGGTTTGCGACGCCGACGGCCATTGCGAGCTTCAGGATTTCACCTTCCAGTTCGGCATCGGCGAGGTGCCCAACGTGAAGCAGAAGGGGATCCCGGAAGACACCCGGTCCCTCGTCCTCGACTTCAACATGAACCGCTGCATCGTCTGCGGACAGTGCATCAACGTCTGCAAGGAGGTCCAGCTGGTGGACGCGCTGACCTTCCTGAAAAAAGACGGCAACACGATCGTGACGGCGAAGGAGGACAAGCCGCTTTATTGCGAGTTCTGCGGCGACTGTCTCGCGGTCTGCCCGGTCGGCGCCATCACCAACAAGTTCTCCAAATACCTCTACAAGCCCTGGCAGATGAAGAAGACGCTGACCACCTGCCCGTATTGCGGCGACGGCTGCCAGATCGCGGTCGAGACCAAGGACAACCGGATCGTCCGCGTCACCTCCAAGTTGTCGTGGAAGTCCAAGTGGGGGGAGCGGGCCGATACCGCCAAGGGACACGGCGGCATCTGCGGGCGGGGCCGCTTCGGGTTTCAGATGGTCAACAGCCCTGACCGGCTCAAGCTTCCTCTCGTCCGAAAAGAGGGCCGCCTGGCCGAAACCCCCTGGCTGGACGCCCAGGACCTCGTCGCCGGGGAATTGTCGAAGATCAAGATGGAGCACGGCGGACAGGCGATCGCCGGCCTGATCTCGGCCCGATGCACCAACGAGGACATCTATCTTTTCCAGAAATTCATGCGGGTCGGCCTGGGGACGAACCAGATCGACAGCACCGCACGCTACGGCCAGATGAATGTCGTCGCGGCCCTGCGCAAGGCCTTCGGGACCCCCCGCATCCGTATGATGAACAACGCGGAGCAGGTGACGAAGGCCGATGCGATCTTCATCATCGGGTCGGACATCACCGAGACGCATCCCGTATTCAATATCCGGGTGAAGGAGGCCTTGCGGAAATACAAGGCGAAGGTGATCGTGGCCGACCCGATCTCGACCCCCATGGCCAAGCTGGCCACCCATCATCTGGCGATCAAACCCGGCTCGGAACGCGCCTTGATCCAGGGGCTGGTCGGGATCATCCTGGAGCGCGGCTTGTGCGACGAGACCGTTTTGCAGAAATATCCGTCGGCGGTCGAGGCCTTGAAGGCGGCCGCGGCGGCCGTCCCGATCGGGGCGGCGGCCGAAGAGACCGGGATCGCCCCGGAACGATTGGCCGAGGCGGCCGAGATCCTGGCCAAGGCCGAACGCGGGGTGATCCTCTTTGAAGAAGGGATCACGAAGCGGCGGAACGGCTATCAAAACGTCCTGAACCTGGTGGACCTTGCGCTCGTCGCCGGCTGCTTCGAGAAGGACGGCGCCGGCCTGAACGCCCTGTGCGAGGAGAACAACGAAATCGGCGTGATCGACATGGGCGGGGCATCGGAGTTCCTTCCGGGGGCGTCGGAGTACCAGAACGCCGAGGCCCGGGCCAAAATTTCGAGGGAATGGCGGGAAGAGCTCCCGACCACGCCCTCCGCCGATCTCGCCCGGATCCTGGAGCGCGCCCGGAGGGGCGAGATCAAGGCGCTCTACATCGTGGGGGAAGATCCGGTCGGCACCCTTCCGGCCTCGATGGGCGCGGCCGAGGCGCTTTCGAAGATCGATCTCGTGATCGTGCAGGATCCCTTCCTGACCGAGACCGGCCGGCTGGCCCACGTCGTCCTGCCGGCGACGACCTACGCCGAGAAGGAAGGGAGCTTTACCAGCATGGAGGGCAAGGTCAATCCCGTCCGCATGGCCCTGGAGCCGATCGGGGAAAGCAAACCGGACTGGGAGATTTTCTCGGAGCTGGCCTGGAGGATGAACGTTCCGCTGGAGTACGGGAGCGCCAAGGAAATTCACCGCGAGATCGCCAAGACGATTCCGGGCTATTTTACGACGAAGCCGGAGCCCTTGCCGATCCACCTGTCCGCTTACCTCAACAACGGCTATGCGCAGGAAACCCATGCGCGCTACGCCGTGAAGCTCCGCCCCGATCCGTCTTCCGTCCCGGCCGATTATCCCTTCACGTTGGTCCTGGGCCAGATCCTGTACCACTCCGGAAAATATTCGACCCGGGCCGAGGGCTTGATGAAGATCTATAACAAGGCGCTGCTTCAGGTCGGTCCGGCGGATGCCGAGCGGCTCGGGCTGGCTTCGGGCGATCGGGTGATCCTCAAATCGCCGTCGGGTCAGACGGAGGTCGGGGTGGAGGTTCAGCCCCGTCTTCCGGCCGGGTTGGTCTTTTTCCCGGAGCATTTCAACTCTCCGCCCGTCAAGGACCTGATCGCGGCCGAGGTCGATCCGGTCACCCGCGTGATTTACCACAAACAGGGCGCGGTCGCCATTCATGCCAAGCCGAAGGCGGCTTCCGCCCCGGGCGGCAACGGACAAGGAGCCTCCGCGTGA
- the nuoD gene encoding NADH dehydrogenase (quinone) subunit D: protein MLRTEKLMLNMGPQHPSTHGVLKVVLELEGERIVKATPVLGFLHRGVEKLAEDGTYHQFIPHTDRLDYVCAMYNNFAYVRAVEKLLDMKVPERAEYLRTIVAEIQRIIGHLFWLGTQALDIGAMTVFFYTFREREVLLDFFDDLCGARLTTTWYRIGGVENDISPKLIDHLYKFLENFSEKLDEYNALLETNRIWLARTKGIAVISAEDAISFGLSGPTLRGSGVDYDLRKYEPYGAYDKVQWEVPVGKNGDTYDRYWIRILEMKESAKIVKQCLDQLPQGPYMVEDPRVTLPQKDKVFTNLEHMIRQFKLFTQGFNTPPGEIYCGTEAHKGELGFYIVSDGSGKPYRLKIRAPSFVHMGAFDYMARGYMIADIVTIFGTYDIVMGECDR, encoded by the coding sequence CTGCTCCGGACCGAGAAGTTGATGCTCAACATGGGTCCCCAGCACCCCAGCACCCACGGCGTCTTGAAGGTCGTCCTGGAGCTGGAAGGGGAGCGGATCGTCAAGGCCACGCCGGTTTTGGGCTTCCTCCATCGCGGGGTGGAAAAGCTGGCCGAGGACGGGACGTATCACCAGTTCATCCCGCACACCGACCGCCTCGATTACGTCTGCGCGATGTACAACAACTTCGCCTACGTCCGCGCCGTCGAAAAACTGCTGGACATGAAGGTGCCGGAGCGGGCCGAGTACCTCCGGACGATCGTGGCCGAGATCCAGCGGATCATCGGCCATCTCTTCTGGCTCGGGACGCAGGCGCTGGACATCGGCGCGATGACCGTTTTCTTCTATACCTTTCGGGAACGGGAAGTGCTGTTGGACTTCTTCGACGACCTGTGCGGCGCGAGGCTCACGACGACCTGGTACCGGATCGGCGGGGTCGAAAACGACATCAGCCCCAAGCTGATCGATCACCTCTACAAATTTCTGGAGAACTTCAGCGAAAAGCTGGACGAGTACAACGCGCTGCTGGAGACCAACCGGATCTGGCTCGCGCGGACGAAGGGCATCGCCGTAATCTCGGCCGAGGATGCGATCAGCTTCGGGCTGTCGGGGCCGACGCTTCGGGGCTCCGGCGTGGATTACGACCTCCGAAAGTACGAGCCCTACGGGGCCTACGACAAGGTCCAGTGGGAGGTGCCGGTCGGAAAGAACGGCGACACCTACGACCGCTACTGGATCCGGATCCTGGAGATGAAGGAGAGCGCCAAGATCGTCAAGCAATGCCTCGATCAGCTGCCGCAAGGGCCGTACATGGTGGAAGACCCGCGCGTGACGCTTCCGCAAAAAGACAAGGTCTTCACGAACCTGGAGCATATGATCCGTCAGTTCAAGCTCTTCACGCAGGGGTTCAATACGCCGCCCGGTGAAATCTATTGCGGCACCGAGGCGCATAAGGGCGAGCTCGGGTTTTATATTGTGAGCGACGGGAGCGGGAAACCCTACCGCCTGAAGATCCGCGCCCCTTCGTTCGTTCACATGGGCGCCTTCGATTATATGGCCCGCGGCTACATGATCGCCGACATCGTCACGATTTTTGGAACCTACGACATTGTGATGGGGGAGTGTGATCGGTAA
- a CDS encoding NADH-quinone oxidoreductase subunit C: MHPNAEKIQARFPEAFLSAKEWRGDLAVTVKKDAIVPVGRYLHDDPGMDFDYIVHVSSVDYPEDPERFEVVYEFYSIRRRERIRIKARVTEEDGSIDSVTGIWKGADFMEREVFDMMGIRFNHHPDHRRILMPDEYDEGYPLRKDFPLAGKGWRDTFEFITEGSHKKTT, from the coding sequence ATGCATCCGAACGCGGAAAAAATCCAGGCCCGGTTTCCGGAGGCCTTCCTCTCGGCGAAGGAATGGCGGGGCGACCTGGCCGTGACGGTCAAAAAGGACGCGATCGTTCCGGTTGGCCGTTACCTGCACGACGATCCCGGGATGGACTTCGATTACATCGTCCATGTCTCCTCGGTCGATTATCCGGAAGATCCGGAGCGCTTCGAGGTGGTGTACGAGTTTTACTCGATCCGCCGCCGCGAGCGGATCCGGATCAAGGCCCGCGTGACGGAGGAGGACGGCTCGATCGATTCGGTGACCGGGATCTGGAAGGGCGCCGATTTCATGGAACGGGAGGTGTTCGACATGATGGGGATCCGCTTCAATCACCATCCCGATCACCGCCGCATCCTCATGCCGGACGAGTACGACGAAGGCTATCCCCTCCGGAAGGATTTTCCCCTGGCCGGAAAAGGGTGGCGCGACACGTTCGAGTTCATCACCGAGGGGTCTCACAAGAAGACGACATGA
- a CDS encoding NADH-quinone oxidoreductase subunit B family protein — translation MGVGTLDGEGGLVTTTIEQAVNWARKGSLWPLTFGLACCAIEMMAAVSARYDIDRYGAGVFRASPRQSDLMIVAGTVCRRMAPVIRKIYDQMPEPKYVIAMGSCATSGNIYNSYAVVQGVDRFVPVDIYVPGCPPTPEALFDGILKLQQKIMKQKVFIKSPILGATKV, via the coding sequence ATGGGAGTAGGAACCCTGGACGGCGAGGGCGGCCTCGTAACCACGACGATCGAGCAGGCGGTCAACTGGGCCCGCAAGGGATCCCTCTGGCCCCTGACCTTCGGCCTGGCCTGCTGCGCGATCGAGATGATGGCGGCGGTCTCGGCCCGGTACGACATCGACCGCTACGGGGCCGGCGTGTTCCGCGCATCGCCGCGGCAGTCGGACCTGATGATCGTGGCCGGGACGGTCTGCCGGCGCATGGCCCCCGTGATCCGGAAGATTTACGATCAGATGCCGGAGCCCAAGTACGTGATCGCGATGGGCTCCTGCGCGACGTCCGGAAATATTTATAACAGCTATGCCGTGGTGCAGGGCGTGGACCGCTTCGTTCCGGTGGACATTTACGTTCCGGGCTGTCCTCCCACTCCCGAGGCCCTCTTCGACGGAATATTAAAACTCCAGCAGAAAATCATGAAGCAAAAGGTTTTCATCAAAAGCCCGATCCTGGGGGCGACGAAGGTTTAA
- the ndhC gene encoding NADH-quinone oxidoreductase subunit A, whose translation MISQTAAYLSQYFSIFIFIVLAIGFGGVTLLLSNVVQPRLDLEEKLSPYECGSEPISDARNPFPVRYYIIAMLFVIFDVEMIFIYPWAIVFDKIGFWGLFEMVVFIGLFVFGYIYAWRKGALQWE comes from the coding sequence ATGATTTCCCAGACGGCAGCCTACCTTTCCCAGTATTTTTCGATTTTTATTTTTATCGTGCTGGCCATCGGGTTCGGAGGGGTCACGCTGCTCCTCAGCAACGTTGTTCAACCGCGTCTGGACCTGGAAGAAAAATTATCCCCCTACGAATGCGGGAGCGAGCCGATCTCGGATGCGCGGAATCCATTTCCGGTCCGGTATTACATCATCGCGATGCTTTTCGTGATCTTCGATGTCGAGATGATCTTCATTTATCCCTGGGCGATCGTCTTCGACAAGATCGGATTCTGGGGACTCTTTGAAATGGTGGTGTTCATCGGCTTGTTTGTCTTCGGCTATATCTATGCCTGGAGGAAGGGAGCCCTGCAATGGGAGTAG
- a CDS encoding peptidylprolyl isomerase: MKSKMSLKMTLQWTWILSLSLAALPLGLDPARGESAAGAKLMTVSAGEEISIEYTLKLEDKTTVDSNVGGEPFKFIQGEHQVVPGLETALEGLKVGDKKTIKVVPKDGYGEVDPNAVQEVDKSRIPPEALVIGTPLEGTDPTGHPINARVSEIKEKTVILDLNHPLAGKTLFFDVKILDIQAQNKSDSQDLPK, encoded by the coding sequence ATGAAATCGAAAATGAGTCTGAAAATGACGTTGCAATGGACCTGGATCCTGAGCCTGTCACTGGCGGCCTTGCCCTTGGGGCTTGACCCGGCCCGGGGCGAATCCGCAGCGGGCGCCAAACTCATGACGGTCTCGGCCGGCGAAGAGATCTCGATCGAATACACTTTAAAACTCGAGGACAAGACCACGGTCGACTCCAATGTGGGGGGCGAACCGTTTAAATTTATTCAGGGAGAGCACCAGGTTGTTCCCGGTCTCGAGACGGCACTGGAGGGGCTTAAGGTGGGCGACAAAAAAACGATCAAGGTCGTCCCGAAAGACGGATACGGCGAAGTCGATCCCAACGCCGTCCAGGAAGTGGATAAGTCCCGAATCCCGCCGGAAGCCCTGGTCATCGGAACCCCCCTTGAAGGGACCGACCCTACGGGCCATCCGATCAATGCCCGGGTGAGTGAGATTAAGGAAAAGACGGTCATCCTTGATCTGAACCATCCCCTGGCCGGTAAAACGCTTTTTTTCGATGTTAAAATCCTCGATATCCAGGCTCAAAACAAGTCGGACTCACAAGACCTTCCCAAATAA
- a CDS encoding ATP-dependent Clp protease adaptor ClpS, with protein MPTITQPGTIQETDEAIREKTLPPYKVIFLNDNVTTMDFVVHILIAIFKKDPATAVELMLETHNTGAAVVDVLPLEEAELRQQQTIEAARSAGFPLRCVIEPA; from the coding sequence ATGCCCACGATCACTCAACCCGGCACGATTCAAGAAACGGACGAAGCGATCCGTGAAAAAACGCTCCCGCCTTACAAGGTGATTTTTCTGAACGATAACGTCACAACGATGGACTTTGTGGTCCATATCCTGATCGCGATCTTCAAAAAGGATCCCGCCACGGCGGTCGAGTTGATGCTCGAAACCCACAATACCGGCGCGGCCGTCGTGGACGTGCTGCCGTTGGAAGAGGCCGAGCTGCGCCAGCAACAGACGATCGAAGCGGCCCGCTCGGCCGGCTTCCCCCTTCGATGCGTGATCGAACCCGCCTGA
- a CDS encoding methyltransferase domain-containing protein, with translation MDTEKVTKVYSAYSGFYDLLFGKIFHNSRAAAIDLLDLKSGDRILEVGVGTGLSLPLYPRNCSVIGIDLTGPMLEQGAKKIKRLGLDHVYLQQMDATHMAFRDNLFDAVVAAYVMSTVPRPRAVLAEMIRVCRPGGKIVLLNHFSNGNRLVSRVEKTISPLCTWIGFRSDLSLESLLDRTCLDVEQNLKVNPFNYWHIVQCVNRKPINGVSYPERARLGTMTSN, from the coding sequence ATGGATACGGAGAAGGTCACCAAGGTTTACTCTGCTTACTCCGGTTTCTACGATCTGCTTTTCGGAAAGATTTTTCATAATTCCCGTGCCGCAGCAATCGATTTGCTGGACTTAAAATCGGGCGACCGTATACTGGAGGTCGGGGTGGGAACGGGCCTTTCACTTCCCCTGTATCCCCGGAACTGTTCCGTCATCGGGATCGACCTGACCGGGCCGATGCTTGAGCAGGGCGCCAAGAAGATCAAGAGGCTCGGGCTGGATCACGTCTATCTGCAACAGATGGACGCCACCCACATGGCCTTTCGGGATAATCTTTTTGATGCGGTCGTGGCGGCGTATGTCATGAGCACCGTCCCGCGTCCCCGGGCCGTGCTGGCCGAGATGATCCGCGTCTGCCGCCCCGGCGGGAAAATCGTCCTGCTCAACCATTTTTCCAACGGAAACCGCCTGGTCTCCCGGGTCGAAAAAACGATCTCGCCCCTTTGCACCTGGATCGGCTTCCGCTCGGATCTTTCGCTGGAGTCGCTTCTGGATCGAACCTGTCTGGATGTCGAACAAAATCTCAAAGTCAACCCCTTTAACTACTGGCATATCGTCCAGTGCGTCAATCGGAAGCCGATCAACGGTGTTTCTTATCCGGAACGGGCCCGCTTGGGCACCATGACATCCAATTGA